In Zunongwangia sp. HGR-M22, the sequence ACAAAATTAGGATTATTTCCAATACTAACAATTAAAGATTTTGGTTTATATTAGAGACGAAAACTAAAAAATATGAGCTACGAAACCTCATAAGGTGAATCAGTAGCCAATTTTTACAAACGAGATTTTAAAACGAATACTACCTTTATTTATGGAATCGGAAGGAGAACAAGGGAATTTATTTTAATTAAATGGAATTATCGAAGAAAAATATACTTATAGGTACTATAGTAGTAATTATAATTTGGGCATTATCTGGTTTACTCATAGATCTTTTTACCTCTAAAAGAGGAACCTTTGGGGATATGTTTGGAGCAATTAATGCATTATTTTCTGGTTTAGCATTATTTGGAATTATAGTTTCCATTATGATTCAACAAAACGAACTTAGACTCCAGAGGGAAGAACTACAAGAAACCCGTAAAGAATTTGTAAGCAATAGAACAACCTCAATATTATTCAAACAAATTGAATACCTAAATACAAGAATAGAAAAATATAAATTTCTTAGTGATCCTTTTACTGATTTCCGCCCAGCCTCATTTTCAGAATTTCACTCTATAATAAGTGAATATAAAGAACGAGGTGAGAGCGAAATTGTCAATAATTTAATTGATCACAATAAAAAGACTTTTATTAGTATTGTTGAATTAATCGTTAGATCTTATAAAAGTTTTGATAAATTTCTAGATTTCAACAACACGGAAAAAGAGGAACAAATTCAGCTACGCCAGTTTTTGAAAAATAATATAAACCCTGATACGCAAAAAATTCTATCAATAAGGATCAAGTTTTTACATGAAGAATTGAATCAAATGAAAAATAATACTGATGCTAAAGATGATTTAATGATTCAATTTCTCAAAGATTTAATAAAATCTGAAGTTGATGATATTAATTACATCTTCAATTATGGCAAATAAAGTGCTTAATGTCCTTTTTTTAACATTGGATTAACTCCTATATTTGGGAAAAGATCCTACATCTATGTCCCAAAATTACTCTCAGTATTCCATCGTTCAAAAAATCCCGGTTGCCGATCATGTCTATAAGTACCTGCTAAAATTGTGTGGTAGCGATCATATAATAGCGGGTCGAAACACTTACATTGGTAGTCTAGTCCTGTCCCTTCAAGGCCGCAATTATGATGTTCGCTTAACTCGACACAAATACACTAAAATCTTTAGAGTAGAGATCACGGAAACCTATTACGACAAAAATGGCCTTTTTATCACTCGTGAAAATGCCGAGCTCTTTAATGATCAAATAGACAAAAAGTTTAGAGACGAGCTTTATCGAATGATGCTTATGAATCGACACCTGGAGGAAAAGTTATTTTTAAAATCAATGCGTGCGTATTTGGAGTTCTATGATATTACAGAAGATGATATTAAAGCAGAGAGCCTTTACCGTGATTTTAAACGCAAAAAAGATGATCTTTTAGCCAATTTTAGCCTCAATACACCTGCCGGGACTAAATGTGAAGTTTCACAAATTGTCCCTTAATTTTTTCTCTCCAATGATCCACAATCTTTGCAACATTTACGGCGACGAGAATTTCGATACTTTCTATAAAGCAATGATTATTGAAGCTTCACAGCTGCCAAAATTCAACCATCTTACTAAAGAACAGGAAGTTTTAACGCTTATCAATAATTTACCTCAGGAATTCCAGGCAATGACCATTGGTTTTTTACCGGAGCGCTTTAGCCTTGGTAACAGAACTAGAATAAGAAACGGTAGTCGAATGTATGAAACCGATTTTTCACTTCCCTTGGTTCCACAAGATGCGAATATTCAAAACTTGCTGGAGACTTATAATAATAAAGAGGTAGTGGTTTTAATTACCAGGCACACTCACTCCCATTTGTACGGTACCAGCGAACAGCCGCTTTTATTTACCTACGAGGAACTTCATAATCCCGCACCTTCAGGACTTAAAGGTTATACATTAAATATGAATAATGAAAGCTATGGAGCTCCGCTATACTTTGCAGGAAATGAAGCAGAATTTCCCATTATTAACCGTGGCCTGGCTTTCCAATTAGCCGGAAGCCTGTAATGTCCTTTTTTACAGGCTAGTGACGATCTAATATTGTTCTTCCATAATAGTACGGATTAACAATCAACGATTTGCCACAACCAAAGCCTTATTACAACATTGTAAAGAACGAAGCCGCCAAAGAAGCGACCATTTATATCTATGGTGCAATTGGCGGTATCGATTGGGATACTTACGAAACGATAAACACCGCTTCTAAATTCACACAAGAATTTAACGATTTGGAGAAAGATGCGGACACCATCCACATAAGAATCAATTCTCCCGGCGGAGCAGTATTTGAAGGTCAGGCAATTTACAATGCAATCTTCTCTTCTAATAAAAAGATCATTACTTATAATGATGGGATTTGCGCCAGTATGGCTGCACTTATACTTCTTTCCGGAGACAAAATCCACGCCTTTAAAAATTCCCTCTTAATGATTCATAACTCCAGTTCTTCTTACTGGGGAAATAAAAAAGAGGTTGAAGAACAACTTGAAGCTGCAGAAAAAATCGACAAGGCATTAGGAACGGCAATCGAAGATCGCCTAGGCATTACGGCAGAAGAAGTTGAAAAAGACTATCTGAACTATAAAGACAATTGGTTTACAACTGATGAAGCTGAAGAGCTTGGATTTTATGATCATATTATTAAAAAAGAAAAAGCCCAGGTTCCTGAAGATATCATGCAATTGAAACCTAAGGATATGGTAAGCAAGTATGCTGCCATGACCTTCACTATTCCCGAAACAAAATCTAAAATCACAAATACCATGAGCAAACCAAACTCGTTCCCGAATTTGGTAGCTGTACTTGGCGCAACCTTAGCGACTACAGATAAAGGCAGCTATATCAATGACGAACAAAAGGAGGCTATCGATAATAGAATCGCTGCCGATGCCTTAGCCATCCAGACTGCAAATGCTGCAAAAGAAAAGGCAGAACAGGATTTACAGGCAGAAAAAGACTCCAGACAACAGGCAATCGATGCCGAAAAAGCGAACACAACCGCTGCTTTAACAGCAATGAGAACAGCTGCAACCGATGCAGGAGTAGAAAACATCGCTGAAAATGCAACGATGGAAGACATCAACACAGCACTTACTGCACAAATCGCTGTGTTAAACGGTAAACCAGGTGCTTCGCATACAAGTGGAGCTGCTGAAGATAAAAACACCGAAGGAGAACATAACTATATAAATTTTGAATCTTCAATCTATAAAGACCTACAATAATGGGAGACCAAACAATGCAAATAGACGATGTCGTTAAGGAATTAAAATCATTTCTTAAAAATAATCCAACACTTGTTTCAGCAGCGATAAACCGTGCTGAAATCGTATTGGATAAACACACTAAACCTTTAACGAAGATTAAAGGTAAATATCCACAAGCTCACACCTTGCTTACTGATGTAGTTCAAGGTTTTGGTACTGAATGGAACGAACTTGGTGCACTTAGAATTAAACATAAAATTCTTAAGAATTATCATCAAAAAGTAAACTTCGCAATCATTCCTGCGGAAATTCTACACTCTTATTGGGCCGAACTTTATGCTGAAAATAAGAAGCCACAGGATATGCCTATCTCTAAATATATCGTGGAGAATGAGCTATTGCCAAAGGTTCTGGATAACATGGCAACTTTATCTGTTAAAGGTAAATTTGATCCAGCCAGACTTGACGAATTCGGCTACTCTATGGTAGGGATCGAAGAACTATTAAGTGTTATGCACGCTGCAGTTGTAGATCCTGAAATGAAGAATCCTACTCCGTTTAAAATTCCAATGAACGTTCTTACAGATTCTAACATGGTCGATCAAGTTACTGCATACGAGCGCCAGATACCATCGAAGATTAAAGGCAAAATTAAAAAAGTCTTTATGTCTGAGAATAATGTGGAGCGATACATTTTGGATTACGAAGAAAGATTTGGCCAAAACAAGTTTCAAAACAATGTTTTGAAAACCCGATTAGGTAAGCGCGAAATTGTTGCAATTCCAGGAATGGAAACGGATGATATATTCTCTACTACAGAAAATAATTTCAGAAGACTGATAGACGTATTTGATGCACCTTCAATCACCGACGTACAGAAGCAGGATTATAAAGTAAAAATCTTTATGGAGTTCTGGAAAGGTTACGATTTCTTAATTGAAGAATTAGTGCTGTTATCCAACTATACAGATGCCACTTATGGTCTTGGATCTACAGAGAAAAACAAGTTATACTACGGTATTGATGGTGTAACTCCTCCTGCAGAATAAAACCTAAATCATGAACAAAACAGAACTTAAGGCAAGGTGCAAGGAACTCGGTATTTCTACCGAGGGCCTTGATACCAATGCCAAATTAGAAGCAGCCATTCAAGCCAAAGAGGCTGAGCTTGCGAAAGTCGAAAAGGAGCAACCGGAAACTTCTGAGGAGCAACCGGAAATTTCTGAAGAGGAACTGGAAGAAAAAGGTGAAGATCCTGCACCCGATCATTATAAAGATGATCGCGGAAGAAAATGGAAGTTCAAAGCGAACACCCCTAAGAAATTAAGAATCGATGGACACCCAATGAGCCAGGAAGAAATTCTGGGAACAGAAGAAGTAATTGCTGAGCTTGTTCTTGGGAATTGTTCATTCCTAACCCAAATAATCGAATAAGATGGAATGCGATCCAATAAAATTAGAAAACATAGAGTTTTGCGCAACCGATGAAATCGTTGCCGGTCTTAATGATCTAGAAGTTTATGGAGCTGCTATCACCGACTTCGAAACCATTGCTAAGCCGCCAAAATTAAGCGTGGCCACAAGTTTTGAAGAGGCTGGAACTATAGCTGAAGCTCATACTTTTAAAGAAGGCCGTGGTTTCCATAAAATTCAGATCCAGGCAGACTCAGGTAGTGTAGAAAATACGCAATTAGGAGAAAAATCTAATCTTGGTGTACAAAACTCCTTAACCGGAGCGATGCGAAACAATAAAAAGACAAAAGGCTATCTTCGATATTATAAAAATACACCGATGATTTTTATAGTTAGAGAGAAAACTGGCAATCTTGTACAGGTTGGAAGTGAAAACTGCCCTGCCTATATTGTTGAGTTTACCGGAAATACCGGTGCTGCTCCTGGAGATGCCAAGAATATTCAGGTAATTATTCGAGATCAGCAGCCATATTTTGCCCCTGATTATGAAGGAGCAATCACTAAATTCCCTGCACCGGCTCCAGATCCTGAAGTATAATGAGTAAGGCATTTAAAATAGCACCCGGCCGTTACGTGATCCCAAACGTTGGAAGTGTAGATGCTCAAAAAGAAGTTAGCGATAATGTACTTTTTGAAATCTATAAACTTCCTCGCCGGGTCTTTCCCTGGATCCAACTTGGTACCGATGCTGAAGCCTACCTGAAAAAACAAAAGCTCCACGTTAAGGATTTTGCGAAGCTTGTTAATAATGCCCGGACTAAAAATGAGATTGAACTTTTGGCCAGGATAAGCGATACCAAAACAATCGATCGTATTGCTGAAACCAAATTGAAAGCTTTAGAAAATTCAATTAAAAATTAAATCTGTATTCTTCATTTTAATTTAGTTAGTAAAAACCGCCAGTGCAATTCCTGGCGGTTTTTTTATTGTCCTTTTTAATGACTTGTGCCATCTGCAATTTTGGATCATGGAAATAAGTGAATGGTTACAAAGCAAGCCTAAGGTTTATAACACCGGAGTAGATCTTTACGCAGCCTCCAGCGTAATGCAATCAAGAACCCTGGCGAATTTAAAACGTGGAGAGAATCCGCGAAATATGGCCGTGCTAATTAAAGAGCTTCGGCAATTATCAAAATCCAGAGCTTACCAAAAGCCTAAACCAAAACCGGTGGTAAAAATAGAAGTTGTTGCAGATCCTAAACCGGTACAGGTAGAAATGGAACGCAAAAACCAAATCGAGCAAAGTGCTAATGCCTATTTCCAGAAAATAAAATACAACGAATTACCTGCAGTCTTAAAAGTACGATATCGCCAATTAAAGGATCTCTTTTACGATATGAGCGACTTAAAGTTTGTTTTGAATGACTTGCCTGCCAAGGAAGTCAATAAGGCTTTAAAAATCATACTAAAGATCGAAGCACTCGACGAGCAAAGAGAAATGATCTGGAGAGAACTGGATCACTGGCAAGATCATAAAACCTTACTTCCTACAAAAACAGAAAACGATTTTACTGGGTTATCGCAGCAAGAGCTCTTCCTAAAAAAAGCGAATCTGGTTAACTACATCAATAAAAAAACTTCGAGAATAAAAAAGTGGGAAAGCGAGATGCAGAAAAAAAGCAATAAGGATGAGCGCTTAAAAATTGGCCAGCAAATTAACCGAACTCAAAAAGCAGTGCACCAACACAAACTCGACCTGCAGAAAATCGAAGGGATGTTATAGAGTCCCCCAGCTTACTAACAATCTCTCACAACCATTAATAATTAACCCAATCAGGCACTGGAGGACATAAGCCCTTCAATATCTGATTGGGAATATTTAATAATTATAATGATTGTGAGAATGACAAAAGTAAACAAAAATCTTAGAAAGAAGAATTACAAACAGGCGCCACTGCCATTTCAGGGGCAGAAAAGAAGATTTCTAAAAAAGTTTGATGAGGCATTAGAAACTTTTCCAAGTAACGGTACATACATTGATATTTTTGGGGGTTCTGGCTTACTCGCTCATCATGTAAAACAAAAGTATCCTCTAGCTAAAGTAATATGGAATGATTACGATAATTTTAAAGATAGACTAAAAGCAATTCCAAATACAAATATACTATTAGCCGATCTTAGATTAGAACTGAAGAATGCTCCTCGAGATAAAAAAGTATTTGGAAAACATCGTGAATCTATTCTTAATTTAGTAAAGAAAGCAGAGTTAGATTTTGGTTACGTCGATTACGTTACGCTTTC encodes:
- a CDS encoding head maturation protease, ClpP-related, encoding MPQPKPYYNIVKNEAAKEATIYIYGAIGGIDWDTYETINTASKFTQEFNDLEKDADTIHIRINSPGGAVFEGQAIYNAIFSSNKKIITYNDGICASMAALILLSGDKIHAFKNSLLMIHNSSSSYWGNKKEVEEQLEAAEKIDKALGTAIEDRLGITAEEVEKDYLNYKDNWFTTDEAEELGFYDHIIKKEKAQVPEDIMQLKPKDMVSKYAAMTFTIPETKSKITNTMSKPNSFPNLVAVLGATLATTDKGSYINDEQKEAIDNRIAADALAIQTANAAKEKAEQDLQAEKDSRQQAIDAEKANTTAALTAMRTAATDAGVENIAENATMEDINTALTAQIAVLNGKPGASHTSGAAEDKNTEGEHNYINFESSIYKDLQ